In the Cololabis saira isolate AMF1-May2022 chromosome 7, fColSai1.1, whole genome shotgun sequence genome, one interval contains:
- the LOC133447348 gene encoding uncharacterized protein LOC133447348, with amino-acid sequence MRKFLKERVVNGGAIPGFHQLQEKHLGAVYEKRKEELKTLLAGKPVAVIFDETPDVEGRCVLNILLAPLEKDASGRILAYLADTVFLEQCNHSTVSVAVVNCLQEYSIKNEDVIVFDTDNAAYMKKAFTAALHALYPNSLHITCMAHIMNLIGNSFRKPFAQLNSFMLSFSQMFFNAGARKRRYLCFMINKLPGKKVTMPPNPCATRWNSWFFAVQYHKKYFGLYKEFIETEIQVCGRSVPPSVERLHEMLQHPNLAQSLNVQINIMADKCQPILNLLDIFESRRPVTTKIYNYLEDLQVVIAANKELQHEICAEYFEEFDLQHCTKTEILGTVGEAYVDAEEKLTKYMSDGQPAIEFLKEVRVFDPRHIAFLEDSVESYKAIPGFTHVPRDEFDSYFKALGPAALRASGCGVVDLDVFWDGLQERLPVLSSLAHRYKDAVSNSADAERSNSIYKLVLSNRRRSTTNPNLKALVFLCHNERILSGAFEREEREKGNVVEGEDMEEWEGLDDAGEGMEDD; translated from the exons ATGAGGAAATTCCTCAAAGAAAGAGTAGTAAATGGTGGAGCGATTCCAGGATTTCACCAGCTGCAAGAGAAACACTTGGGAGCAGTatatgagaaaagaaaagaagagttgAAGACACTCCTGGCAGGAAAACCTGTCGCTGTGATCTTCGATGAGACTCCAGATGTAGAGGGGAGATGTGTGTTGAACATCCTGCTTGCACCACTAGAGAAGGATGCTTCTGGACGGATCTTGGCCTACCTTGCAGACACAGTGTTCCTTGAGCAGTGCAATCATTCCACTGTATCGGTGGCTGTCGTAAATTGCCTTCAAGAATACAGCATCAAAAATGAGGATGTCATTGTGTTTGACACAGATAACGCAGCATACATGAAGAAAGCATTCACAGCTGCTCTTCATGCACTGTACCCCAACTCACTGCACATCACATGCATGGCACACATTATGAACCTCATCGGCAATTCCTTTCGCAAACCTTTTGCACAGTTGAACAGCTTCATGCTGAGTTTCTCCCAGATGTTCTTCAATGCTGGAGCACGCAAGAGAAGATACCTCTGCTTCATGATAAACAAGCTGCCAGGAAAAAAGGTGACCATGCCTCCAAACCCCTGTGCAACACGCTGGAACTCTTGGTTCTTTGCCGTACAATACCACAAGAAGTACTTTGGACTGTACAAGGAGTTCATTGAGACGGAGATACAG GTGTGTGGCAGAAGTGTACCACCATCTGTGGAGAGACTCCATGAAATGCTTCAACACCCAAACCTGGCTCAGTCCCTGAATGTGCAGATCAACATCATGGCGGACAAGTGCCAACCCATCCTCAATCTGCTAGACATCTTTGAAAGCAGACGCCCAGTGACCACAAAGATCTACAATTATCTGGAGGATCTTCAGGTGGTCATTGCTGCCAACAAAGAGCTGCAGCATGAGATATGTGCAGAATACTTTGAGGAGTTTGACCTACAACACTGCACGAAGACCGAGATCCTCGGCACAGTTGGTGAGGCATATGTCGATGCTGAGGAAAAGCTCACTAAGTATATGTCGGATGGCCAGCCAGCCATAGAATTTCTCAAAGAGGTCAGGGTGTTTGATCCTCGTCACATCGCATTCCTTGAGGACTCTGTGGAAAGCTACAAGGCCATTCCAGGTTTCACTCATGTGCCGAGAGATGAATTTGATTCTTATTTCAAAGCCCTGGGTCCAGCAGCACTCAGAGCTTCAGGTTGTGGTGTGGTGGATTTGGATGTGTTCTGGGATGGCTTACAGGAGAGACTTCCTGTGCTGTCCAGCCTAGCCCACAGGTACAAGGATGCTGTCTCCAACTCAGCTGATGCTGAACGGAGTAACAGCATCTATAAGCTGGTGTTGTCAAACAGAAGGAGGTCAACGACCAACCCCAACCTAAAAGCGTTGGTTTTCTTGTGTCATAATGAACGCATCCTCAGTGGAGCGTttgagagagaggagagggagaaggGAAACGTGGTAGAGGGGGAGGATATGGAGGAGTGGGAGGGCCTGGATGATGCGGGAGAGGGCATGGAGGATGACTGA